A window of the Cicer arietinum cultivar CDC Frontier isolate Library 1 chromosome 6, Cicar.CDCFrontier_v2.0, whole genome shotgun sequence genome harbors these coding sequences:
- the LOC101500135 gene encoding interactor of constitutive active ROPs 3, with translation MQTPKTRSGSSEVPHKVSPRSIRQLKTTTRLDIDSVSSSSSSSQANNTKISKERSPKVIDRRSPRSPVPERKRPSRISELESQISQLQDELKKVKDQLILSESSKKKSQQDAEESKEKLLTLSAKLEESQNQYIELVATGEARDVELQIIEEERGRAWQSELESSQQHLSVDSTALASAVNEIQLLKEQLELVANCGSVLQTQYTESADKELLNLKQNLSETLSLMEYMKNQLKISKESEGEAQAFVDETSLQLEAAKRTVDILRADVAKDVDGYNSIALELDQSRERVNTLGKLVSKLKIDINDNESIRSEYFVEDHKFVEEGEDPNQIKEEICSLKSEVGQLRSAIEAAETKHKEEQIESTTQIRKAYELMEQIKSESSRRQCELEAELQRTKTNIEELKANLMDKETELQGIMEENENLNLKLENIMMSQKESGFRKEIKKLEECVAELKADMMDKETTLQSISEENEMLKLEISKSCGKVREEIEEAKAAEREAVAKLGIVMEEVDRSNRKAARVTEQLEATQSASSEMEAELRRLKVQSDQWRKAAEAAAAMLSAGNNGKLTERTVSLDNSFKCSPYAEDIDDDFQRKKNGNVLKKFGVLWKKPQK, from the exons ATGCAGACCCCAAAGACAAG AAGTGGCTCTTCTGAAGTGCCACACAAGGTTTCTCCACGTTCTATACGCCAACTCAAGACAACTACTAGACTAGACATTGATTCtgtatcttcttcttcttcttcaagtCAAGCTAATAATACTAAAATATCAAAGGAAAGAAGTCCCAAAGTTATTGATCGTAGATCACCCAGAAGCCCAGTTCCTGAG AGGAAGCGACCTAGCCGAATATCTGAATTGGAATCTCAAATTTCACAACTTCAAGATGAATTAAAGAAGGTGAAGGACCAGCTTATTTTATCTGAATCATCCAAGAAAAAATCTCAGCAAGATGCTGAGGAATCCAAGGAGAAACTCTTAACACTATCCGCAAAACTCGAAGAGTCTCAAAACCAATATATAGAGCTTGTTGCTACCGGAGAAGCTCGCGATGTCGAGCTCCAGATAATCGAAGAAGAACGCGGTCGGGCCTGGCAATCCGAACTCGAGTCCTCCCAACAGCATCTCTCAGTTGACTCAACTGCATTGGCTTCTGCAGTGAATGAAATTCAGCTTCTCAAAGAACAACTTGAATTAGTAGCTAATTGTGGAAGTGTTCTTCAAACTCAATACACAGAATCGGCAGATAAAGAGCTACTAAACTTGAAGCAAAACTTATCAGAAACTCTTTCTCTGATGGAGTACATGAAAAACCAGCTCAAAATTTCCAAAGAATCTGAAGGTGAGGCTCAAGCTTTTGTAGATGAAACTTCGTTGCAACTCGAGGCTGCAAAAAGAACTGTTGATATTCTAAGGGCTGACGTTGCGAAAGATGTAGATGGATACAACTCCATTGCTTTGGAGTTAGACCAATCTAGAGAAAGGGTGAACACATTAGGGAAACTTGTTAGCAAACTTAAGATCGATATCAATGATAATGAATCGATTCGTTCTGAGTATTTTGTGGAGGATCACAAATTTGTTGAAGAAGGAGAGGATCCTAATCAGATTAAAGAAGAGATTTGTTCTTTGAAATCCGAGGTTGGACAGCTGAGATCTGCTATAGAGGCGGCCGAGACTAAACACAAAGAAGAACAGATTGAAAGCACGACGCAGATAAGAAAAGCGTACGAGTTGATGGAGCAGATAAAATCTGAATCAAGTCGGAGACAATGTGAATTGGAGGCTGAATtacaaagaacaaaaaccaATATCGAAGAGTTGAAGGCGAATCTAATGGACAAAGAAACCGAGTTGCAAGGTATCATGGAAGAGAAtgagaatttgaatttgaagcTTGAAAATATCATGATGTCTCAAAAGGAAAGTGGATTtagaaaagaaattaaaaagttaGAAGAATGTGTTGCTGAATTGAAAGCTGATATGATGGACAAAGAAACAACATTGCAAAGCATATCAGAAGAGAATGAGATGCTGAAGTTAGAAATCAGCAAAAGTTGTGGCAAAGTGAGAGAAGAAATAGAAGAAGCTAAGGCTGCAGAGCGCGAGGCGGTAGCAAAACTCGGGATTGTGATGGAGGAAGTTGACAGAAGCAACCGAAAGGCGGCGAGGGTGACTGAGCAGTTAGAAGCGACACAATCAGCGAGCTCGGAAATGGAAGCAGAACTTAGAAGGCTTAAGGTACAGTCTGATCAATGGAGGAAGGCTGCGGAGGCGGCTGCTGCTATGCTTTCGGCCGGAAACAATGGGAAGTTAACTGAGAGAACTGTGTCTTTGGATAATAGCTTTAAGTGCTCACCTTATGCTGAAGATATTGATGATGATTTTCAGAGAAAGAAAAATGGTAATGTGTTGAAGAAGTTTGGAGTGTTATGGAAGAAACCTCAAAAATAG
- the LOC105852324 gene encoding serine/threonine-protein phosphatase 7 long form homolog, translated as MVERWRPETHTFHLPIGECTITLEDVYYILGLNVSGLPVSGSNFVQVKQICQDYLGVIPPDGATKGNSIKLKWLKDTFDDVGENASELEKQASCRAYILRMIRGLLMPDKSNNRVHLKYLSLLEDLNKVSQYSWGSAVLATILCLATKPGVISMGGCALLLQNWAWYRLSCVAPESPKPWIFPLAQRFNSGGLNFAKVPHNDVEGYRKTIDHMMVEEFYWRPYLGFQHEVSEEDRATWSACTYLLCYHIVEKHHTDRVTLQFGLHQQIPQPPEDMKSYHEVDMRRGIDDN; from the exons ATGGTTGAGAGATGGAGACCTGAAACTCACACATTTCATCTTCCAATAGGTGAGTGCACAATAACTTTGGAAGATGTTTATTacattttaggattaaacgTTTCCGGTTTACCTGTTAGTGGTTCCAATTTTGTGCAAGTAAAACAAATCTGTCAAGATTACTTAGGAGTTATCCCACCCGATGGAGCAACAAAAggtaattctattaaattaaagtggCTTAAGGATACATTTGACGATGTTGGTGAAAATGCATCTGAATTAGAAAAACAAGCATCATGTCGAGCATACATCCTACGTATGATCAGAGGGTTATTGATGCCTGACAAATCCAACAACCGTGTACATCTAAAGTATCTTTCACTATTAGAAGATTTAAACAAAGTATCCCAATATAGTTGGGGTTCAGCTGTTTTAGCTACCATATTATGCCTTGCAACGAAACCTGGTGTAATATCTATGGGAGGATGCGCATTATTGTTGCAAAACTGGGCATGGTATCGTTTGTCTTGTGTCGCTCCTGAATCTCCCAAACCATGgatatttccacttgcacagag GTTTAATTCTGGTGGTCTAAATTTTGCTAAAGTTCCTCATAACGACGTAGAAGGATATCgaaaaacaattgatcacatgatggttgaggaa TTTTATTGGAGACCTTATCTCGGGTTCCAACATGAAGTTTCAGAAGAAGATAGGGCCACTTGGAGTGCATGTACTTATCTACTCTGTtatcatattgttgaaaaacatCATACAGATAGGGTCACACTCCAGTTTGGTTTACATCAACAAATACCACAACCACCAGAGGACATGAAATCGTATCACGAGGTCGACATGAGGCGTGGGATTGATGATAATTGA
- the LOC101499810 gene encoding small ribosomal subunit protein uS12: MGKTRGMGAARKLKSHRRRQRWADKSYKKSHLGNEWKKPFAGSSHAKGIVLEKIGIEAKQPNSAIRKCARVQLIKNGKKIAAFVPNDGCLNYIEENDEVLIAGFGRKGHAVGDIPGVRFKVVKVSGVSLLALFKEKKEKPRS; the protein is encoded by the exons ATGGG GAAAACACGTGGAATGGGAGCTGCTCGCAAGTTGAAGTCCCACCGTAGAAGGCAGAGGTGGGCTGACAAGTCCTACAAGAAATCACATCTTGGAAATGAATGGAAGAAGCCATTTGCTGGGTCATCTCATGCCAAAGGAATTGTTCTTGAAAAGAT TGGAATTGAGGCTAAGCAGCCTAACTCTGCTATTAGAAAATGTGCTCGAGTACAGTTAATCAAAAATGGAAAGAAGATTGCAGCTTTTGTTCCAAATGATGGTTGCTTGAACTACATCGAAGAAAAT GATGAAGTGCTTATTGCTGGTTTTGGCCGAAAAGGGCATGCCGTCGGAGATATTCCTGGAGTCCGATTTAAGGTCGTGAAGGTATCAGGAGTATCTCTTCTTGCACTCTTCAAAGAGAAGAAGGAGAAGCCTAggtcttaa